A region from the Melioribacteraceae bacterium 4301-Me genome encodes:
- a CDS encoding diphthine--ammonia ligase, translating to MKNAVFNWSGGKDSALCLYYCLKEKNVKVQYLLTTVNKVFKRVSMHGVRIELLEAQAKSIGVELKEIFLPENPTLKVYNNIMKKKLIGLKKQGIDYSVYGDIFLEDLRQYREQKLSEVSMKGLFPLWGRSTTELIKEFIELGFKAIIVCVNEKYLNKTFAGKVIDYSLLNELPSNVDPCGENGEFHSFVFDGPIFNKPINFSIGDLVYKKYESKNKKENTNFDGGFWYRDLLMNI from the coding sequence ATGAAAAATGCAGTTTTTAATTGGAGTGGCGGTAAAGATAGTGCTCTTTGCCTATATTATTGTCTGAAGGAAAAAAATGTAAAAGTTCAATACTTGTTGACAACTGTAAATAAAGTGTTCAAAAGAGTGTCGATGCACGGTGTAAGAATAGAATTGTTAGAAGCTCAAGCAAAAAGTATTGGTGTTGAACTTAAAGAAATCTTTTTGCCTGAAAATCCTACACTAAAAGTCTACAATAATATAATGAAGAAAAAACTTATTGGCTTGAAAAAACAAGGAATTGATTATTCAGTATATGGTGATATTTTCTTAGAGGATTTGAGGCAATATCGTGAACAAAAATTATCAGAAGTCTCTATGAAAGGTTTGTTTCCGTTATGGGGGAGGTCAACAACTGAACTTATAAAAGAATTTATTGAACTCGGATTTAAAGCAATTATAGTTTGCGTTAATGAAAAATACCTAAATAAAACTTTTGCAGGGAAAGTAATTGATTATTCTTTATTAAATGAGTTGCCTTCTAACGTTGATCCATGTGGAGAAAACGGCGAGTTCCATTCTTTCGTTTTCGATGGGCCAATTTTTAATAAACCAATAAATTTCAGCATCGGAGATTTGGTATATAAGAAGTATGAATCAAAGAATAAAAAAGAAAATACAAACTTTGATGGTGGCTTTTGGTACAGAGATTTGTTAATGAATATCTAA
- the galE gene encoding UDP-glucose 4-epimerase GalE: MKQIKNILITGGAGYIGSHVAHDLVELGYNVFVFDNFTTGLKENVPKTAVTIEGDIRKIEDLQKLFTNEFDVVFHFAAFKAAGDSMNNPINYAENNICGTLNIIKQMLLHNINFFVFSSSAAVYGEPRYLPIDEKHPKNPTNYYGFTKLIIEQNLEWFSKLNGIKYAALRYFNATGYDIKGRVKGKEKNPANLSPIVMETAANIRESMQVFGNDYETVDGTCIRDFIHVNDLSSAHILAMDYLYKKNENIVVNLGTGTGHSVLEVIAAAEKVTNRKINYSVVNRRKGDPKELVASCQLAKELLGWEAKYSDLETIFTSMKPVYGIK; the protein is encoded by the coding sequence ATGAAACAAATAAAAAACATATTGATTACAGGAGGAGCCGGTTATATTGGTAGCCATGTTGCCCACGATTTAGTAGAATTAGGCTATAATGTTTTTGTATTCGATAATTTTACTACCGGCCTAAAAGAAAACGTACCTAAAACTGCTGTTACAATAGAAGGCGATATTAGAAAAATAGAAGACCTACAAAAACTTTTTACTAATGAATTTGATGTTGTATTTCATTTCGCTGCATTTAAAGCAGCAGGTGATTCGATGAACAACCCAATTAATTATGCTGAAAATAATATTTGCGGTACACTGAATATTATTAAGCAAATGTTATTACATAATATAAATTTTTTTGTCTTTTCCTCATCTGCTGCAGTTTACGGAGAACCTCGGTATCTGCCTATTGATGAAAAACATCCTAAAAATCCAACTAATTACTATGGTTTTACAAAACTAATCATTGAACAAAATCTTGAATGGTTTAGTAAATTGAATGGAATTAAATATGCGGCGTTGAGGTACTTTAATGCAACAGGCTATGATATTAAAGGCAGAGTAAAAGGCAAAGAAAAAAACCCAGCTAATCTTTCACCGATTGTTATGGAAACTGCTGCTAATATTAGAGAGTCCATGCAAGTCTTTGGTAACGATTACGAAACTGTTGATGGCACATGCATTAGAGATTTTATCCATGTTAACGATCTTTCATCTGCGCACATACTTGCTATGGATTACTTATACAAAAAAAATGAAAATATAGTGGTCAATCTTGGTACTGGTACTGGTCATTCTGTTTTAGAGGTTATAGCAGCGGCAGAAAAAGTTACTAATAGAAAGATAAATTATTCAGTAGTTAATAGAAGAAAAGGCGATCCAAAAGAACTTGTAGCAAGTTGCCAATTAGCTAAAGAATTGCTTGGCTGGGAAGCAAAATATTCTGATTTAGAAACAATTTTTACTTCAATGAAGCCAGTTTACGGAATTAAATAA
- a CDS encoding ABC transporter ATP-binding protein yields the protein MEEKKAILYTNNLSIGYKENKRNANVLLDNLNFSIYPGDFICLLGPNGCGKSTLLKTLCGIQKPINGDIFIDGKSITEYSNQELSKKISIVLTEILSVTNATVYSIVSMGRYPYNNWLGVLNKEDFKIINDVIDMTCLTSVKNNSFLELSDGIRQKVMIARALAQYTPIILLDEPTVYLDAPTRIEIILLLRKLSKELNRAIILSSHDIDLALQTADAVFLISREKKMIIDTPEDLVLNGHFENAFNKNGVRFQLHRGTFETNAKRRFGLQVIGSKTEVFWTERALERIGITANQSEKDALGVVKVENFNGKLLWHLEINTNKYKCHSIAELIKQLTNFTRT from the coding sequence ATGGAAGAGAAAAAGGCAATTCTATATACGAATAATTTGTCAATCGGTTATAAAGAAAATAAAAGAAACGCTAACGTGCTTTTAGATAATTTAAATTTTTCAATTTATCCTGGTGACTTTATCTGCTTGCTTGGTCCTAATGGATGCGGAAAATCTACTTTATTGAAAACATTATGCGGAATACAAAAACCAATTAATGGTGACATTTTTATTGATGGCAAAAGCATAACCGAGTATTCCAATCAAGAGCTGTCAAAAAAAATTAGTATAGTTTTGACAGAAATTCTTAGCGTAACTAACGCAACAGTTTATTCAATAGTAAGTATGGGCCGTTACCCATATAATAATTGGCTAGGCGTACTAAATAAAGAGGATTTTAAAATTATTAATGATGTTATTGATATGACCTGTTTGACTTCGGTTAAGAACAATAGTTTTTTGGAATTAAGTGACGGTATACGCCAAAAAGTTATGATTGCTAGGGCACTTGCACAATATACACCCATAATTTTACTCGATGAACCCACTGTATATTTAGATGCACCAACTAGAATAGAAATTATTCTTTTACTTAGAAAATTATCGAAAGAACTTAACCGAGCCATTATTCTTTCTTCTCACGATATTGACCTTGCATTGCAAACTGCTGATGCTGTTTTCCTGATTAGTCGAGAGAAAAAAATGATTATAGATACTCCAGAGGACCTGGTGTTAAATGGTCACTTCGAAAATGCTTTCAATAAAAATGGGGTTAGATTTCAACTGCATAGGGGGACGTTTGAGACTAACGCGAAAAGGAGATTTGGCTTGCAAGTAATTGGCAGTAAAACAGAAGTTTTTTGGACAGAAAGAGCATTGGAAAGAATTGGAATAACTGCAAACCAATCTGAAAAAGATGCCTTAGGCGTAGTTAAAGTAGAAAATTTTAATGGCAAATTATTATGGCATTTAGAAATAAATACAAATAAATATAAATGCCATTCTATTGCAGAATTAATAAAACAGTTGACTAATTTTACAAGAACATAA
- a CDS encoding ABC transporter substrate-binding protein, whose protein sequence is MFSKLICFLVITLLLSLNSCTAKKPNNNLSGSKINNSTKAYSETKVIYSKNFSIEYTNDYKIINIFSADEKHKLIFQYLLLPKDSPIPNGYSQAMIVRIPINSIISLSSLYIGFLERLGLLDKLIAVDKFQYVSSPKVWSLIDSGKIYEVGESYNLNIEEIYKLKPGLILTYGNGNPFVDANPKLIEFGIKVASTTIHLETTPLARAEWIKFIAAFFNYESKANKIFDSLALKYNKLVSMTKNIENRPTVFTEALVGGIWFEPGGKSFMANLLKDAGADYIWKDDNSTGSLRLTYEQVFAKAHNADFWVNVLFWSKFSDALKNDPRNAKFKAYQAKNIYNYNRLVNKYGFYQYWEDSVVNCDILLSDLIKIFHPELLPGYKLFYYKRLENK, encoded by the coding sequence ATGTTTTCAAAATTAATTTGTTTTTTGGTTATAACACTTTTACTAAGCTTAAATTCATGTACTGCTAAAAAACCTAATAATAATTTAAGCGGCAGTAAAATAAATAATTCAACGAAAGCCTATTCTGAAACCAAAGTAATTTATTCTAAAAATTTTAGTATTGAATACACCAATGATTACAAAATAATTAATATTTTTTCTGCTGATGAAAAACATAAGTTAATCTTTCAGTATTTACTATTACCAAAAGATTCACCTATACCTAATGGTTATTCGCAAGCGATGATTGTTAGGATTCCAATAAATTCTATAATTTCTCTTTCATCTCTTTATATTGGATTCCTTGAAAGATTGGGTTTGTTGGATAAACTTATTGCTGTAGATAAATTTCAGTATGTAAGCTCACCAAAGGTGTGGAGCTTAATTGATTCAGGGAAAATTTATGAAGTGGGCGAATCTTATAACTTAAATATCGAAGAAATATATAAACTGAAGCCGGGACTAATTTTAACTTATGGTAATGGCAATCCATTCGTAGATGCTAATCCAAAATTAATTGAATTTGGGATAAAAGTAGCATCCACTACTATTCATCTTGAAACAACACCTTTAGCACGAGCGGAATGGATAAAGTTCATTGCTGCTTTTTTTAATTATGAAAGCAAAGCAAACAAAATTTTTGACAGCCTTGCATTAAAGTATAACAAATTAGTTAGCATGACGAAAAATATAGAGAATAGACCAACAGTTTTTACTGAAGCTCTTGTAGGAGGCATATGGTTTGAACCAGGCGGTAAAAGTTTTATGGCTAATTTATTGAAAGATGCAGGTGCAGATTATATTTGGAAGGATGACAATTCAACAGGAAGTTTAAGGCTAACTTACGAGCAAGTTTTTGCAAAAGCTCATAACGCAGATTTTTGGGTTAATGTTTTGTTCTGGAGTAAATTTAGTGACGCATTAAAAAACGACCCACGCAATGCAAAGTTTAAAGCCTATCAAGCAAAAAATATATACAACTACAACAGATTGGTTAATAAGTACGGCTTTTATCAGTACTGGGAGGATAGCGTGGTTAATTGCGATATTTTGTTATCTGACCTTATAAAAATATTTCACCCAGAACTTTTGCCTGGATACAAATTGTTCTATTACAAAAGATTAGAGAATAAGTAA
- a CDS encoding iron chelate uptake ABC transporter family permease subunit: MSLSKKDKYIALFLVILFLISFTLDVVLGPVKIPLGVVVKIILGSNELNSTWSTIITEFRLPKAITAVLAGSALSVCGLIMQTFFRNPLADPFVLGISSGASFGVALVILTAGSFGINLFFLGGLIGNLSITIAAILGALIVLLVIMIIARKISNNITLLILGLMIGYVISSIENFLKFFSSPENLQGYVIWGMGNFGNVVWKDLYFLIPVIFIGLAFSFILSKQLNLLLLGENYAKSLGVRTNQMRIFIIVIAGVLGGAITAFCGPIAFVGIAVPHVTKNLLNHFDHKILIPSVALSGSILTLICDILSQLPGGSQTIPINTVTSLLGAPIVIWIIIKQRKTKYYLVAE, translated from the coding sequence ATGTCGCTATCCAAAAAAGATAAATATATAGCGTTGTTTTTAGTAATATTATTTCTAATCTCGTTTACCTTAGATGTGGTATTGGGTCCTGTAAAAATTCCACTTGGAGTGGTAGTCAAAATTATTCTCGGTTCAAATGAATTAAATTCTACCTGGTCGACTATAATAACAGAATTTAGACTACCTAAAGCGATAACCGCAGTTTTAGCTGGCAGCGCTCTATCTGTTTGTGGTTTAATTATGCAGACTTTTTTCAGAAATCCTTTAGCCGACCCATTTGTCTTGGGCATTAGTTCTGGTGCAAGTTTTGGAGTAGCATTGGTAATTTTAACTGCAGGCTCTTTTGGAATTAATTTATTTTTTCTTGGCGGTTTGATTGGCAATTTAAGTATTACAATAGCTGCCATTCTCGGCGCGTTAATTGTTTTGCTTGTAATAATGATTATTGCAAGAAAAATTAGTAATAACATAACACTTCTAATACTTGGACTTATGATTGGTTATGTTATTTCTTCAATAGAAAATTTTCTAAAATTTTTTAGCTCTCCAGAAAACTTACAAGGCTATGTTATTTGGGGAATGGGGAATTTCGGAAATGTTGTTTGGAAAGACCTTTATTTTTTAATACCTGTAATTTTTATTGGATTAGCTTTCTCTTTCATTTTATCCAAACAGCTAAACTTGCTGCTTCTCGGCGAAAATTATGCTAAGAGTTTGGGAGTGAGGACAAACCAAATGAGAATTTTTATTATTGTAATTGCTGGCGTGCTAGGTGGTGCAATTACAGCTTTTTGTGGACCTATTGCTTTTGTTGGTATTGCAGTGCCACATGTGACAAAAAATTTATTGAACCATTTTGATCATAAAATTTTAATACCTTCTGTTGCACTGTCTGGCAGTATTTTGACTTTAATTTGTGATATTTTATCGCAACTTCCAGGTGGCAGCCAAACTATTCCAATAAATACTGTGACTTCTCTTCTAGGAGCTCCAATTGTCATTTGGATTATCATTAAACAAAGAAAAACAAAATATTATCTGGTAGCTGAGTAA
- a CDS encoding TetR/AcrR family transcriptional regulator: MTNKISDSKKDLILQTARKLLAKNGFAKTTLEDIANALGMRKSSLYYYYANKDELLEEVMEKEQKNFCAIIEDTLKQSRSTIEKIINYEIAKFNYVKETIKMHEINTNIFLEIKSKLYEHIKEVHQAEIEMLKKILNEGIKKKEIKKCDTQKVAELISTLSEALRHREFYFSSFSVNKSIDFTNAIDEMIFAVKLIFDGLSTK; the protein is encoded by the coding sequence ATGACAAACAAAATAAGTGATTCAAAAAAAGATCTGATATTACAAACTGCACGAAAACTTTTAGCTAAAAATGGATTTGCAAAAACTACTTTAGAAGATATTGCAAACGCATTAGGCATGAGAAAATCATCTTTATATTACTATTATGCAAATAAAGATGAGCTTTTAGAAGAGGTGATGGAAAAAGAACAAAAAAATTTCTGTGCAATTATTGAAGACACATTAAAACAAAGCCGGTCAACAATTGAAAAAATTATTAACTACGAAATAGCAAAGTTCAACTACGTTAAAGAAACCATAAAAATGCACGAGATAAACACAAATATATTCTTAGAAATAAAAAGTAAATTATATGAACATATTAAAGAAGTTCATCAAGCAGAAATTGAAATGCTTAAAAAAATTTTAAATGAAGGAATTAAAAAGAAAGAAATAAAAAAATGCGATACCCAAAAAGTAGCCGAACTAATATCAACTTTATCTGAGGCTTTAAGGCATCGTGAATTTTATTTTTCCTCATTTAGTGTTAATAAGTCAATTGATTTTACAAATGCAATCGATGAAATGATTTTTGCTGTTAAACTCATATTTGACGGTCTTTCTACTAAATAA